TGAAACCATTTTTATAGGAACTGGAAGGTAGTTCCGTGTTTTTAGACAACTGCCTTTAAGAACCTACAATTATGGTGGCTATTAGACTACACTGGTTTTATTTGCATTTATTTTTGCATTATTTTCTACGGGACATAACAGCGAATGTAAAATTTGCTGGCAGCTGCAACAGCTACAAAACTTTGTTTTGCTTAAATCAAAGAaacttgaatcagttcagctggacataacgttacaatttcatttagcagacgcttttatccaaagcgacatacatgacattacattacattgcagtcGTTTAGTcgacgcctttatccaaagcgacttacgataagtgcatttaacgtaagaaatcaggagaactactcgtcatcagaggtcataagtgcatcttctccaaacaagcgtctaagagcaaaaccagtgctaaagtacatctgagagttaatacaacacaagcaggatctagtcaggagacaacaatgcaagtaagtgccaaaaaactaggttcaggtCTGATATGACATAGGTGTCAACGGGCATTAGTtatgtgccattctcttggccagtgtctgtttagtctTTAGCTGCTAAActgagttgctttcaaaccccaaaacacgctgcaccagaaattggtcaacCCAAAGaattgggtcccctggcacaaacagggcaatatagtgtatgctgttaggtGCCAGgaagattgctgtgacttgtacatcgaggaaactaaacagacgctggccaagaggatggcacaacagaagagctaacacgtcagaccaggactccgtgGTTTACACCCatccacaggccagtggccactctttcaaggatgaggatgtgtacatccttgatagggaggaatgatggtttgaacggggagtcaaagaggccatctatgtgaagagggaaagactatccctgagctgggggggggggggctaagagtacatttgtcaccatcttacaatgctgtgattgcaaacattcccaaatcctcttgaatagtacacatgaccattaaactctagttaatggtctcgcctttttgcatatgaaactggccattggtttcggtcattattgtattgtttataagggtggggatacctgcagtcagtttagactgaagaggttacttctatgagtgatgaaacacgtTTCTTTcattaaacgtgtccagatgagctgattcaactttctttggttttcttacctggattattgagcatgcttaaAGACATTTTGCTTAAATCTTTGCTGGACTTGTGCAATTAACCAGTGTGTGTTCTTCCCTCACCACAGAAGCGCAAACGTAGAGAGAAGGAAGACGACACAGTCAGCCTGTCCAGCTTTGACCTCAAGGTGAGAGACAGTACCTCCCTCACCCCCCGTAGACTTTGTTGCCTCCCTGCAGGACAGGTCCAGCCAAACACCCTTGAATGTGCCCTCACAGGGAAGTTAATCCCTCTGTGACTCAGGCACTAGAGATTTGACAGCCTTGAGTATCCAGGTGTGTCAGGGTCAGGATTATCCCATTCTCAACGGGCCTGACtgtctgaaggggtgtgtgtgtgtgtgtgggggggggtgggaagTCATTCCTTAAAGTGCATTTGGTCTTTCTTCAGCACCGTCGAATGGAGCCTAAATACATTTCTTTCCCCATTTCCCAGGAACCTAGCAACAAGCGTGTGAGGCCACTTGCGCGGGTGTCTTCCCTGGCGAACCTCATATCTCCTTCGAAGAACGGGGCAGTTCGACGATTTGGACAGACCATCCAGGTATGCACCGACTCCTCTTTCTTCAACACCAAGTCTTCATATTTGGCTGGTATGATAAGTTATTGCTGTGACTGATTGTAAAACTATCTTGCCTAGTCAATGTCATTGCGCGGGGACAACAAGTCTCCTGGGTCGTCCTTCAAAGCTGGCAGTAGGGCTGTGGGCCCCACTCCTACCAAACGCAGGCACAGCACGCTGTGGTCTGAGACCCTGGATGTCCATCAGAAGAGCACTTTCTCTACCAAAGAGATCAAGAGACAAGAGGTAGTGTGGCTCTTTTGGTTTCAGCTCAGCCTGCTTGTAATCAAAAGCATCTGTTGACAGACATCTCCTTGCCCTCTCTGCAGGCCATCCATGAGCTTTATAGGGGGGAGCAGGATCTCATCGAAGACCTCCAGCTGGCAAGAAAGGTTAGAGGGAAAGATCTGAATTTCTATGAAGATTCAAAAAGAAGAATTCAAATGTCCGCCACCCCTTTTACGGTTTTGTGTGCGTTTTGGTATAGATTCTTGTGGATTCTGAAGAGTTTTGGAAAGCAGCTACAGTTGAAAACATGCATCAGGCAGACAGTGTTTAATTAGAGgaagagagacaaatgagagaaagCAGAGAGGTATGTTTTGAAAAGCGCAAGTCTTGGACTTGATTTGCTTGACCTAAAGATGTGTACACAGATCAATTCCAGAGAGAAAGATAAAACTCCACAGTAGTAAGTAAGCTTATATAACGAAACCCTAGTCATAGCTTATGTCTATCAACAGCACAGTATTTTAGTTCTGTGTTAAAGGGTCACTGAGTCAGAGATTACATGTCTGGGATAATGATCATTTTAAAGGAGGTGAATCTAGTTAGTAAGATGTCACTAAACTGCAGCAAAGTACGTATACACAGTTCAGTAAATGATTTGAAACATACGAGCTATGTGTTATAATGGTGCTATGAACAatatttaggtttttttttttttaaatatcagaTATCAGTAGATGTTGCTGAGTGGTACTGGATAAAAtaaaattcacacacacatgcacaccagatTTCTGCATTCGAAAACACAGGAGTCTCTGAGATGTATTTGTTGTTTAATGTACtgccctgtgccccccccccccccccgcccaagaaCTTGGCTGACTTGCTTGTACAGTCCCCTGCATACTGTGCAGCGGTCACAGAAAAATTATATCGATCTAAATATCTATCTTTGTCTTGCCTGatttgattttgttgttgttgttcacatTACTGAACAATAGAGGTCAGGATTCAAACAGAAATACACATAACACCTTTACAAATCACAGATGTATGCTATTCCTGGATACTTACCAGGACGTGTAATTTTGATCCTCACACAGGCCTATTATGACCCTATGCTAAAGCTTTCCATCATGACGGAGGAGGAATTGAATCACATTTTTGGAGACCTGGATGCATACATTCCCTTGCATGAGGGTAGGCCATTATGACTCGGTCTAGGACACCAGCTGTTAACTGTTAATGTCTGTGTATTTATAAGCAATTCTGATAGTGATCATGCTTTTGAATTTACAGACCTGTTGGCAAAGATGACCCAAAGCACTGGGCCTGATGGAACAGTAGATCAGATTGGACAGATAGTGATAGACTGGGTATGTATTATGACACATAATAGTGCACTGGTTCATGTTTACCACACAGACATAAttagaaaacaatgtaaatatcatGTAAACCACTAAAACCAGCCCTCCACTTGATAGTATATGGGCACCAGTGGAGTTTTCTCCCAGAGGCCAAGGGAAACCAAGCTTCCCCTGTTTTTTCAGACTATAGTTGTCATTTTTAACAAAAGCGCTTTGTTAACAGTTTTTGGTAATTCTGTGCCTGTtgctgccatctcttccccatttCTCATTGAGTATTCTGAGTGAAATGAGTGTCAATGAGTGAAACAGCGCCCCTCTAAATGTTAACATTTGGTGAATCTCAGTCAGTGTGTGTGGTGAAACACTGTATTGCACTCCTACTGTAGATGTATCATGTCAAATCCGTGTGGAGGCCCGGCCGGAGTTGGCCTCCCTTGGTGAAAAGAAATCGAGAcagccgggtagtgtagcggtctattccgttgcctaccaacacggggatcgctggatcgaatccccatgttacctccggcttgggcgggcgtctctacagacacaagtggccgtgtctgcggttggaaagccggatgtgggtgtgtgtcctggtcgctgcattagcgcctcctctggtcggtttacTGTTGATGGAACTGCCCATGTGTGCCATTTTTGTTGTGGTTAAAACTTAAATTGCTTAGATGTATTGTGCCTTGCTTGACTGGATTTAGCTGCATGTGTTAGTCAGTCCACCGACTAACACACTTGTTTTATTGCGATTGTTTACACGCAGAAAATAAGCACCACAGACGGCACCCATAGGGCGAGGTTACCTGTTTATATGAGATGATGATTGTTTATAGCCTCCtgtttgcctgggtccagacttttgaatccgcccactccaccgAACTGACTGATTCTTTTGGTCTGgcatcgtggcatgaaaccactgTTTCTTGGTTGAAAAAACAATTATCCGATGAGCGCTGCGGGGTCGGGGGCTaagctgtggggggggggctaacgatTAGCTGATGAGTGCCACGGACGGGACTAACACTGTTGTCAGACggcatgtcttctcaatatcgCCCAACATAGTTTATTTTGACTTCGCTCCACTCTTAAAACCCCTGCAAAACCAGTATGTTGGCATGGCTACTCATCAGTGTCGACGTAAAAAGATGTTAGATTTCGACGGATATgttggtctctagtgattggttagggAAAATCCAATGGCCTTCCCCCACGGAAATTGTTAGAGTGGAGGCAATctcagactgaagatggaaacGGAGTGTAACGACTTGACAATTCTCTTTGATATCAGGCAACACCTCTGCAGGTCTGGTACCTGGTTGTTAGTCTTTTAAATCATGTTCTATAATGAACATTTGGCCAAGTTTTAAATGATAAGTATGTAAAGAACATACAGTGGGGTTTGTAAGTCATGTATTTGATACATGTAGCCTACTGATACCTACTTTATGATGTGAACGTAAAACTTTAAATGTCAACGGatttttttagatactttattgatccctgaagtgaaattacgctctgcatttaacccatcctagctatgtggctaggagcagtgggcagtacccggggaccagctccagtttgtcttgccatgcctcggtcaggggcacagacaggagtactaaccctaacatgcatgtctttttgatggtggaggaaaccggagcacccagagaaaacccaccacagacacggggagaacatgcaaactccacacagaggacgacctgggatggcccccatGGTTGGAAaactccggggttcaaacccaggaccttcttgctgtgaggtgacagcgctaaccaccgtgctgcccacagtTGAAATTGGTTGATTGAAATTcaattggcggcacagtggcgcagtagttggcgcggtctcctcacagcaagaaggtcctggtttcgatccctggggtagtccaaccttggtgggtcatctcgggtcgtcctctgtgtggcgtttgcatgttgtccccgtgtctgcgtgggtttcctccgggggctccggtttcctcccacagtccaaagacatgtaagtcaggtgaattggccgtactaaattgtccctaggaatgagtgtgtgtgtgtgtgtgtgtgtgttggccccgtgatggcctggcagcctgtccagggtgtctccccgcctgccacccaatgactgctggaataggctccagcatccccacaaccctgagagcaggataagtggttaaaatactggatggatggatgacattcAATTCAcaattcaatttaaaaaaaaaaagtttttaaatcaCATTTGTAATTGATTACAATTGTAATTGAAAGGATATATAATATATGAGAAGTCTTGTCTGACTTGGCTTCCTCAAAAtatttccccatgccaggccactGATGGGCACATCACACTATACTTTTTAACAAAGTATAAAGAGCAATTAAAGTATAAAGAGCAATTGTGTGTCTTACGATGGCATCCAGCATGGCAACTGCAGTGTGTTCTTATTTACATATCCATGATTCTGTTCACATTTTCAACTTATACTACTTTTTTCCTTATTTGGTACCTTTCTGCATATTGCTCTTTATTACTTGTATGATTTTATGTTACGCTTTTGTTTCCTAGAGAGCAAGACATCAATCACATTCTTATGTGAAAACGTACTTGGCAAATAATGTTGATTCTGCTTTCGGTGCCTTTTTCAGTTGCCTGGTCTGAACGCTTACAAggactactgcagcaaccagttgGCAGCCAAAGCCCTGCTGGACCAGAAGAAGCAGGACCGGCGAGTCCAGGACTTCCTGCAGCGCTGCCTGGAGTCACCTTTCAGCAGGAAGCTGGACCTCTGGAGCTTCCTCGACATTCCGCGCTCTCGGCTGGTGAAATACCCACTGCTGCTCCGGGAGATTCTTAGACACAGTCCTCCTGAACACCCGGACCTAACCAATCTGGAGAGAGCTGTATGTTACATATTACGGAAGTTTACTGACATTTAACCATACTGCATAGCCATAGAAATTGGTGGTATAAATTAATGAGTGATAGTCCCCATTTTTGTTGAAATGAAACAATTTCACCGGCCCGTCTGGTAAGTTCACTAAATAACCAAATGCTAACAATGGTTTCTTTAATTACCCAGATCACCATAATTCAGGGGGTTCTCTCTGACATCAACCTGAGGAAAGGGGAGTCCGAGTGCCAGTATTACATAGACAAGCTGGAGTACCTGGACGGCAAACAGAGGGACCCTCTCATTGACAACTGCAAGAGCCTTCTCTGTCATGGCGAGCTGCGCAACAAGAGCGGTTTGGTGAGAACTGTGATGATCTTCGACATtccaatgcacgcacacacacgctgaaAGTTTTTTTACAGACTGGCTAAAATTTAACTTCAATTTCCTTTTTTCGTGTGGGTCAGGATGATGGCTTAGTAgttatcactgttgcctcacagaagaGACCTCCTGGGTTTGATCACATCccttctgtttggagtttgcatgttttgccctcccacagtccgaaggtTTGGTGAAGCAGCCTCTACTATCCAAGTTGTACACCTGGTCAGTCACTAAGAAAGCCATCCTAATTACTCAggacccctctcaccccttccACCAATTCTTTC
The window above is part of the Lampris incognitus isolate fLamInc1 chromosome 6, fLamInc1.hap2, whole genome shotgun sequence genome. Proteins encoded here:
- the LOC130114719 gene encoding neuroepithelial cell-transforming gene 1 protein-like; the encoded protein is MEETGAGNESRTLKTRRSSAAAAASVFCVVEPRTNCKNDLGVVEPSPETRRRRRNNSSKPPLQRGSSFIFLAPGTPWDFSLKRKRREKEDDTVSLSSFDLKEPSNKRVRPLARVSSLANLISPSKNGAVRRFGQTIQSMSLRGDNKSPGSSFKAGSRAVGPTPTKRRHSTLWSETLDVHQKSTFSTKEIKRQEAIHELYRGEQDLIEDLQLARKAYYDPMLKLSIMTEEELNHIFGDLDAYIPLHEDLLAKMTQSTGPDGTVDQIGQIVIDWLPGLNAYKDYCSNQLAAKALLDQKKQDRRVQDFLQRCLESPFSRKLDLWSFLDIPRSRLVKYPLLLREILRHSPPEHPDLTNLERAITIIQGVLSDINLRKGESECQYYIDKLEYLDGKQRDPLIDNCKSLLCHGELRNKSGLKLHVFLFSELLVLTRAVTCNERSCFQVYRQPIPVRELAVEDLQDREIRMGGSFRGAFASGEKAKNLFRVSSVDPSHGQSHTLQVSDMYHKQQWLNSLRSAVSQHPRASLRPRAEAIRAKRRSSTISNSNYEEEVDENCPYVTNAKHDPRPHSSQIRPDKKFCGMLKRKETGV